The following proteins are co-located in the Bacteroidota bacterium genome:
- a CDS encoding peptidylprolyl isomerase, whose amino-acid sequence MYRKAILIHVFAFMGLISILYAGGNETKETQVQIVTTEGIIKIKLYNDTPLHRDNFVKLVNSHFYDSTIFHRVINQFMIQGGDPDSKKAAPGVMLGNGSTGYTIPAEIMPDKHYHKKGALAAARMGDDVNPNKESSGCQFYIVQGRNFNVEDLNSMEQRMLNNQKQEAFSRLMNKPENANLRTKFTAFQQSQQTDSLMAISKLIEPMVLAEVTKMPQFKFSEEQRKIYSTVGGTPHLDGGYTVFGEVVEGLDLVDKIAAAKTLPGDRPEKDIRILKMSIEK is encoded by the coding sequence ATGTACAGAAAAGCAATTTTGATCCATGTATTTGCATTTATGGGTTTGATAAGCATCCTTTATGCCGGTGGCAATGAAACAAAAGAAACGCAGGTTCAAATAGTTACCACGGAAGGAATTATAAAGATCAAGTTATATAATGATACTCCTTTACATCGCGACAACTTTGTTAAATTGGTAAACAGTCATTTTTACGACAGCACCATTTTTCACCGTGTTATCAATCAATTTATGATTCAGGGGGGCGACCCGGATTCTAAAAAGGCAGCTCCTGGCGTAATGCTTGGCAACGGGAGTACTGGTTACACTATCCCGGCTGAAATTATGCCGGACAAGCATTATCATAAAAAGGGAGCTCTTGCGGCGGCCCGTATGGGAGATGACGTGAATCCGAATAAAGAATCATCCGGCTGCCAATTCTATATTGTTCAGGGCAGAAACTTTAATGTAGAAGACCTGAATTCAATGGAGCAACGTATGCTTAACAACCAAAAGCAGGAAGCATTTTCGAGACTTATGAATAAACCTGAGAATGCTAATTTAAGAACGAAGTTTACTGCTTTTCAGCAATCCCAGCAAACAGACAGCCTTATGGCAATATCAAAACTGATTGAACCAATGGTGCTTGCCGAAGTGACGAAAATGCCACAGTTCAAATTCAGTGAAGAACAACGCAAAATATACAGTACAGTTGGAGGAACTCCGCATCTGGATGGAGGGTATACGGTATTTGGTGAAGTGGTTGAGGGCCTTGACCTCGTTGATAAAATTGCCGCTGCCAAAACATTACCCGGCGACCGTCCTGAGAAAGACATTCGTATTTTAAAAATGAGTATTGAAAAATAA
- the pheS gene encoding phenylalanine--tRNA ligase subunit alpha translates to MQEKIKEILSEIEQFSAESKEQLEGFRIKLLSKKGDISQLFDDFKNVAPELKREVGQKLNELKNKAQEKLNVLREKLEQTDGTGEVLIDLTLPGEQVNVGTRHPISIVRKRIIDIFSRIGFTLADGPEVEDDWHNFTALNFPENHPARDMQDTFFITGDFALRTHTSSVQVRVMENKQPPLRLLAPGRVYRNEAISARAHCFFHQVEGFYIDTNVSFADLKQTLLYFAKEMFGEETKIRLRPSYFPFTEPSAEMDISCNICGGKGCNVCKYSGWVEILGCGMVDPAVLDNCKIDSKKYTGFAFGMGIERITMLKYQVKDLRLFSENDVRFLNQFRSE, encoded by the coding sequence GTGCAGGAAAAAATAAAAGAAATATTATCTGAGATCGAACAATTCAGTGCCGAAAGCAAGGAGCAGCTGGAAGGCTTCCGTATAAAGTTGCTGAGTAAAAAAGGTGATATAAGCCAATTGTTTGATGATTTTAAAAATGTTGCTCCTGAACTTAAGCGCGAAGTCGGTCAGAAGTTAAACGAACTGAAAAATAAAGCCCAGGAAAAATTAAATGTACTTAGAGAAAAGCTGGAGCAAACGGATGGTACAGGTGAAGTATTAATCGATCTCACGTTGCCGGGTGAGCAGGTAAATGTTGGCACACGTCATCCTATTTCAATTGTTCGAAAGCGGATCATTGATATATTTTCACGTATTGGATTTACATTGGCTGATGGTCCGGAGGTAGAGGACGATTGGCACAACTTTACAGCGCTTAACTTCCCGGAAAATCACCCTGCGCGCGACATGCAGGACACTTTTTTTATCACCGGCGATTTTGCTTTGCGCACGCATACCTCATCCGTACAGGTTCGTGTAATGGAAAATAAGCAACCGCCGCTGCGCCTTTTGGCTCCCGGACGCGTTTACAGGAATGAAGCGATCTCCGCACGCGCGCACTGCTTCTTTCACCAGGTGGAAGGTTTTTACATTGATACAAATGTATCGTTCGCTGATCTGAAACAAACGTTGCTTTATTTTGCCAAAGAAATGTTTGGCGAAGAAACCAAAATACGGCTGCGCCCCTCCTATTTTCCATTCACCGAGCCAAGTGCCGAAATGGATATTTCCTGTAACATTTGTGGCGGGAAAGGCTGCAACGTTTGTAAATACAGCGGCTGGGTTGAGATTCTGGGCTGTGGCATGGTGGATCCTGCTGTACTTGATAACTGTAAAATAGACAGTAAAAAATATACCGGCTTTGCCTTTGGAATGGGTATAGAGCGCATCACCATGCTTAAATACCAGGTAAAAGACCTCCGTTTGTTTTCCGAAAATGATGTCAGGTTTCTCAATCAATTTCGTTCCGAATAA
- a CDS encoding tetratricopeptide repeat protein — protein sequence MATRLDQLLDLLQKEPHDFFLNYALALEYAKQDKKEKAISIIEHILKRDENYLGAYYQMGQLYEQLQQLEKARVTYTKGIAIAQRQKNTKAAGELSTALLLIEE from the coding sequence ATGGCGACACGCCTTGACCAACTTCTTGATCTTCTTCAAAAGGAACCACACGACTTTTTCCTAAATTATGCGTTGGCCCTGGAGTATGCTAAACAGGACAAAAAAGAAAAAGCAATAAGCATTATTGAACATATTTTAAAAAGAGATGAAAATTATTTAGGAGCCTATTATCAAATGGGACAATTGTATGAACAGCTTCAGCAGCTTGAAAAAGCGCGTGTTACCTATACTAAAGGTATTGCTATAGCCCAACGGCAAAAGAATACAAAGGCGGCAGGGGAATTAAGTACAGCCCTTTTATTGATCGAAGAATGA
- the yidD gene encoding membrane protein insertion efficiency factor YidD, with protein MKIYLVLLFFSGLIALKAQKLSPDGILIKKRMLAIEKADAISPDIVFTRSGNPFKVLAFSFIYVYQKIFSQQISAVCEFDRSCSAFGISSVKELGIIKAVFLTADRLTRCNGQAQVETQNYLINHTSGKVTDEPSMYSFNH; from the coding sequence ATGAAGATATATTTGGTTTTATTGTTTTTTTCTGGCTTGATTGCTTTGAAGGCACAAAAGCTAAGTCCGGATGGAATTCTTATTAAGAAGAGAATGCTCGCTATTGAAAAGGCAGATGCTATATCACCCGATATAGTTTTTACCAGGTCAGGAAATCCATTTAAAGTGCTGGCTTTTTCATTTATATATGTATATCAAAAAATATTTTCACAACAAATATCCGCGGTGTGTGAGTTTGATCGAAGTTGTTCGGCATTTGGTATTTCATCAGTTAAGGAACTAGGAATAATAAAAGCCGTTTTTTTAACAGCAGATAGGCTGACCCGTTGTAACGGACAGGCGCAAGTTGAAACGCAAAATTACCTGATCAACCACACTTCCGGAAAAGTTACTGATGAGCCGTCGATGTATAGTTTCAATCATTAG